Sequence from the Nocardia brasiliensis genome:
TGACCTGCGCGGAGCGATTTCCCTTGGCCAGCATGACGAACGAGCCCCCCGCGGCCTGGAACTGGTCGACGTAGGAGTCCATCCGTCCCGCGGTGGTCGGCCCGAACGAACCGGAGGCGTAGCCCTCCGGCGTCTTGGCCGGGCCCGCGTAGTAGACGGCCATCTCGCGCAGGTACTCCGGCATCGGCTCGCCGGCGTCGAGCCGTTCCTTGATCTTGGCGTGCGCGATGTCGCGGGCGACCACCAGCGGCCCGGTCAGCGAAAGCCGGGTCTTCACCGGGTATTTCGACAGCTCGGCGCGGATCTCCGACATCGGCCGGTTCAGATCGACGCGCACCACGTCGCCGCCGAGGATCGAGTCGGTCTGCTCGGGCAGGTAGTGCGCGGGTTCGCGTTCGAGCTGTTCGAGGAACACGCCCTCGGCGGTGATCTTGGCCAGCGCCTGCCGGTCCGCCGAGCAGGACACCGCGATCGCCACCGGGCAGCTGGCGCCGTGCCGCGGCAGCCGGACAACGCGCACGTCGTGGCAGAAGTACTTGCCGCCGAATTGCGCGCCGATGCCGAAGGATTGGGTGAGCTTGAAGACCTCTTCCTCCAGCGCTAGGTCGCGGAAGCCGTGCGCGGCAAGCGAACCCTCGGTCGGCAGGTTGTCCAGGTAGTGCGCGGAGGCGTACTTCGCGGTCTTCAGCGCGAATTCGGCACTGGTACCGCCGATCACAACCGCGAGGTGATAGGGCGGGCAGGCCGCGGTGCCGAGCGAACGGATCTTCTCGTCCAGGAACTCCAGCATCCTGGTGGGATTGAGCACGGCCTTGGTCTCCTGGTACAGGAACGACTTGTTCGCCGAGCCGCCACCCTTGGCCATGAACAGGAACTTGTACGCAGGCTGCGCGGGATCGCCTGGCGTGGAATACAACTCGATCTGTGCGGGCAGGTTGTTGCCGGTGTTCTTCTCCTCCCACATCGTCATCGGGGCGAGCTGGGAGTAGCGCAGGTTCAGCTTGGTGTATGCGTCGTAGACGCCGCGGCTGATCCACTCGGCGTCGTCGACGCCGGTGAGCACGCCCTCGGACTTCTTGCCCATGACGATCGCGGTGCCGGTGTCCTGGCACATCGGCAGGATGCCGCCCGCGGAGATGTTCACGTTCTTGAGCAGGTCGAGCGCGACGAAACGATCGTTGCCGCTGGACTCCGGGTCATCGATGATCTTGCGCAGCTGGCCGAGGTGGGCCGGGCGCAGATAGTGGCTGATGTCGTGCATCGCCTCGGCGGTGAGCAGGCGCAGCGTCTCGGGCTCCACCTGCAGGAAGGTGCGGCCGCCCGCTTCGAAGGTGTGCACGCCCTCGGTGGTGAGCAACCGGTACGACGTGTCGTCGGGGCCGATCGGCAGCAGGTCTGAGTAGCGGAAGTCCGGCGCGGTCACGAGACGCACTCCTTCGAGGTGGGCCGGGCCGAGAGGCCGCGGCTGGTCACGAGCAGAGCGAGCCTATCCATCCGGCCGCATCCCACCCCGGATTAGGCAAGC
This genomic interval carries:
- a CDS encoding fumarate hydratase, which gives rise to MTAPDFRYSDLLPIGPDDTSYRLLTTEGVHTFEAGGRTFLQVEPETLRLLTAEAMHDISHYLRPAHLGQLRKIIDDPESSGNDRFVALDLLKNVNISAGGILPMCQDTGTAIVMGKKSEGVLTGVDDAEWISRGVYDAYTKLNLRYSQLAPMTMWEEKNTGNNLPAQIELYSTPGDPAQPAYKFLFMAKGGGSANKSFLYQETKAVLNPTRMLEFLDEKIRSLGTAACPPYHLAVVIGGTSAEFALKTAKYASAHYLDNLPTEGSLAAHGFRDLALEEEVFKLTQSFGIGAQFGGKYFCHDVRVVRLPRHGASCPVAIAVSCSADRQALAKITAEGVFLEQLEREPAHYLPEQTDSILGGDVVRVDLNRPMSEIRAELSKYPVKTRLSLTGPLVVARDIAHAKIKERLDAGEPMPEYLREMAVYYAGPAKTPEGYASGSFGPTTAGRMDSYVDQFQAAGGSFVMLAKGNRSAQVTKACKEHGGFYLGSIGGPAARLALDCIKSVEVLEYPELGMEAVWKIEVEDFPAFIVVDDKGNDFFAETQKPIALRVRTRSAERV